From Gemmatimonas sp., one genomic window encodes:
- a CDS encoding FtsX-like permease family protein, producing the protein MTTQALLRLAWRESRTARRRLALYMSSIAFGVAALVAIDSFAGNVTRSIREQSRTLLGGDMALQARAAFPAVVDTLLDSLRTDNIATSRVTTFASMALAEPSGGTRLVQVRAVSPGYPFYGEIETIPANAWSRVHNESIVFVDPSLLVALDASVGDSLRLGQKMFAIAGTLGNVPGDAGITAVIGPRVYVSDTWLGATALLKFGSRAEYDVVLKLPASLATPAAAKTMARDLRRRIDPKAAAQQEAQEARGEERRGPGGEDEAPAADSVPKAVEPAPDSASGLVSGAVRTRVRVRTVADTERDFTESVARLADFLSIIGLIALLLGGIGVASGVNAFVSAKIDTVAVLRCLGATSRQVLALYVVQSAAMGLVGAIAGTLLGVAVQFLLPGVVSDFLPIDVELALEPRPLILGLATGVWVSLVFAMRPLLALRRVSPLQAIRREMDNTALPREWNDPARLTVDALLVSSIIGIVVSRIGSVRQGLYISAAIGGAVLVLWIAASLLIAAARRSTRPSWPFELRQGIANLHRPANQTRAVTLALGFGAFLLSTVYLVQANLLSRVQATSAGSAGNLLFFDVQDDQAAPLDSLLRARQHPVVQQTPIVTMRIDALNGRSVSSLMADTSARRAGWALRREYRSTYRDSIVGSEAVVAGKWFADSATRAKSRASSPDAPFEVSFERDLATDLGVALGDTVTWNVQGVPVTTIVTSFRTVNWARFEANFFVVFAPEALRRAPQQFVVVANVPAGPAIAAVQRDIVRRFPNISSVDLTLVRQTIGAIVDKVTLAIRFLGLFSLAMGIPVLFSAVAATRRARLREGVLLRTLGASRAQVARVLLAEYGALGALGALTGMVLAFAGAWGLTRFVFKDPFDPAVGPTFVIAAGMLLLTMAIGLLTSRDVYKETPMAAIREA; encoded by the coding sequence ATGACGACGCAGGCCCTGCTCCGCCTCGCCTGGCGGGAGAGCCGTACGGCCCGTCGTCGTCTGGCGCTGTACATGTCATCGATTGCGTTCGGCGTCGCCGCGCTCGTCGCGATCGACTCGTTCGCCGGCAACGTCACGCGCTCCATTCGCGAACAGTCGCGCACGCTGCTCGGCGGTGACATGGCGCTGCAAGCGCGCGCCGCGTTCCCGGCCGTGGTCGATACGCTGCTCGATTCGCTGCGCACCGACAACATCGCCACGTCTCGGGTCACGACCTTTGCCAGCATGGCGCTGGCCGAGCCGTCGGGTGGCACACGACTCGTGCAGGTGCGCGCCGTCTCGCCCGGCTATCCGTTCTACGGCGAGATCGAAACGATTCCCGCCAACGCGTGGTCGCGCGTACACAACGAGTCGATCGTGTTCGTCGATCCATCGCTGCTGGTCGCGCTCGATGCCAGCGTCGGTGATTCACTGCGACTCGGTCAGAAGATGTTCGCCATTGCCGGCACGCTCGGCAACGTGCCCGGCGATGCCGGCATCACGGCGGTCATCGGGCCGCGGGTGTACGTGTCCGACACGTGGCTCGGCGCGACCGCACTGCTCAAGTTCGGGAGCCGCGCCGAGTACGACGTGGTGCTCAAGCTGCCCGCGTCGCTGGCCACCCCAGCCGCCGCAAAGACGATGGCGCGTGATCTCCGTCGCCGGATCGACCCGAAAGCGGCCGCGCAGCAGGAAGCGCAGGAAGCACGCGGCGAGGAACGCCGTGGCCCGGGCGGCGAAGACGAAGCCCCGGCGGCCGACTCGGTACCGAAGGCGGTCGAACCAGCGCCCGATTCCGCTTCGGGGCTCGTGTCGGGCGCCGTGCGCACGCGTGTGCGCGTACGCACGGTGGCCGATACCGAGCGCGATTTCACCGAGTCGGTTGCGCGCTTGGCGGATTTCCTCAGCATCATCGGACTCATTGCTCTCCTGCTCGGCGGCATCGGTGTCGCGAGTGGTGTCAACGCGTTCGTTTCCGCCAAGATCGATACCGTGGCCGTGCTGCGATGCCTAGGCGCCACCAGTCGTCAGGTCCTGGCGTTGTACGTCGTGCAGTCGGCCGCCATGGGCCTCGTCGGTGCTATCGCCGGTACACTGCTCGGCGTCGCCGTGCAGTTCCTCCTGCCGGGTGTGGTGTCGGATTTCCTACCCATCGATGTCGAACTCGCCCTTGAACCGCGGCCGCTGATTCTGGGCCTTGCCACCGGCGTGTGGGTGTCGCTGGTGTTCGCAATGCGACCTCTGCTCGCGTTGCGTCGTGTGTCCCCGTTGCAGGCGATTCGCCGCGAAATGGACAACACGGCCCTGCCCCGCGAGTGGAACGACCCGGCACGCCTGACCGTCGACGCACTGTTGGTGAGCAGCATCATCGGCATCGTGGTGTCGCGCATCGGCAGCGTTCGCCAGGGGCTCTACATCAGCGCGGCCATCGGGGGCGCGGTGCTGGTGCTCTGGATCGCCGCCTCGTTGCTCATCGCGGCGGCACGCCGCAGCACGCGGCCGTCGTGGCCATTCGAGCTCCGGCAGGGCATCGCCAATCTGCACCGCCCGGCCAATCAGACACGCGCGGTCACGCTCGCGCTGGGATTCGGCGCCTTCCTGCTCAGTACCGTGTACCTGGTGCAGGCGAATCTGCTCAGTCGCGTGCAAGCCACCTCCGCCGGCTCGGCCGGCAACCTCCTCTTCTTCGACGTGCAGGATGATCAGGCGGCACCACTCGATTCACTCCTGCGCGCGCGGCAGCATCCCGTGGTGCAACAGACGCCGATCGTGACGATGCGTATCGACGCGCTGAATGGCCGTAGTGTGTCGTCGCTGATGGCCGACACGAGCGCGCGGCGCGCCGGGTGGGCGCTGCGTCGCGAATACCGCAGCACGTATCGCGATTCCATCGTGGGCTCGGAAGCCGTCGTGGCTGGCAAGTGGTTCGCCGATTCGGCCACGCGCGCGAAGTCGCGCGCCAGCAGTCCGGATGCGCCGTTCGAAGTGTCCTTCGAGCGCGACCTCGCCACCGATCTGGGCGTGGCACTCGGTGACACCGTCACGTGGAATGTGCAGGGTGTACCGGTCACCACGATCGTGACCAGTTTCCGCACCGTGAACTGGGCACGCTTCGAGGCGAACTTCTTCGTGGTGTTCGCGCCCGAGGCGCTGCGTCGCGCGCCACAACAGTTCGTGGTGGTCGCCAATGTGCCGGCGGGACCGGCGATCGCCGCCGTGCAGCGCGATATCGTGCGACGGTTCCCGAACATCTCGAGCGTCGATCTCACACTCGTGCGTCAGACGATCGGCGCCATCGTCGACAAGGTCACGCTCGCGATCCGCTTCCTGGGACTGTTCTCGTTGGCGATGGGCATCCCGGTGCTCTTCAGCGCCGTCGCCGCCACGCGGCGCGCGCGATTGCGAGAAGGCGTGTTACTGCGCACGCTTGGAGCATCACGGGCTCAGGTCGCGCGCGTGTTGCTCGCGGAGTACGGGGCGCTCGGGGCGCTCGGGGCGCTCACCGGCATGGTGCTGGCGTTCGCTGGCGCATGGGGCCTCACGCGCTTCGTGTTCAAGGATCCGTTCGATCCCGCCGTCGGCCCGACGTTCGTGATCGCGGCGGGCATGCTGCTGCTGACGATGGCGATCGGGTTACTGACCAGCCGCGATGTCTACAAGGAAACGCCGATGGCCGCGATCCGCGAAGCCTGA
- a CDS encoding tetratricopeptide repeat protein, with protein MAHGSARSERDGWMDDNTRGLSLAAAADWDEAAEAFAAAADVLARRAPDVSSHDALALILGNLAQACFRAGRTDDALLHAQRSCALRVALAGEDAMPVARERMDLAVMLGASGRLDEAQALIQRAISAVERHVGDEDARLVVMLENAARLALAAGVPANAEPLLLRLHALLDAHGMSTDRADRLLAMVAAVRSRADANRAETVHREASPAEEVAVYAHASIDEQAAEAEWDDQPLRDAVAITDVLLRTTPSGVIAIQEPVNHDAEILAAFETVVDTPVEPMLDLVDDAPTPAVDIALDLADEFGPPRQDDDAPSMALGFTIEHGLGAPDAPASILDASTDLLGLELDDALADSLVDVPMHRPALELDEATPSRIEEPAPAVPEPLSPLNAPLRPPVRHTEPVLTHGFGPPPAALVTPGARMEPAPAPAPMPPTARDMTRAQDAQNAADADEASAHTSQRAGRTGRTPMSDRHPKETGGKSTGLIGAGIGVALAAGGAVWYFLLR; from the coding sequence ATGGCACACGGGTCCGCGCGCTCCGAGCGCGACGGTTGGATGGATGACAACACGCGGGGCTTGTCCCTTGCCGCTGCGGCGGACTGGGATGAAGCCGCCGAGGCATTTGCTGCCGCGGCCGACGTGTTGGCACGACGTGCGCCCGATGTGAGCTCTCACGATGCGCTGGCGTTGATTCTCGGCAATCTGGCGCAGGCCTGCTTCCGGGCCGGACGTACCGACGACGCCCTGCTCCATGCCCAGCGCTCCTGCGCCCTCCGTGTCGCGCTCGCCGGCGAGGACGCGATGCCGGTGGCTCGCGAACGCATGGATCTCGCGGTCATGCTCGGTGCCTCCGGCCGGCTCGACGAAGCGCAGGCGCTGATCCAGCGCGCGATATCAGCCGTGGAACGTCATGTCGGCGATGAAGATGCGCGCCTCGTGGTGATGTTGGAGAACGCCGCCCGGCTGGCCCTGGCCGCGGGCGTCCCGGCCAACGCCGAACCGCTGTTGCTGCGTCTCCACGCCCTGCTCGATGCGCATGGCATGTCCACCGATCGTGCCGACCGCCTGCTCGCGATGGTTGCGGCCGTTCGCTCCCGTGCCGACGCCAATCGCGCCGAGACGGTCCACCGTGAGGCGAGCCCCGCCGAGGAGGTGGCCGTCTACGCGCATGCCTCGATCGACGAGCAGGCGGCCGAAGCCGAGTGGGACGATCAGCCGCTCCGCGATGCCGTCGCGATCACCGATGTGCTGCTGCGCACCACGCCCTCGGGGGTGATCGCGATTCAGGAGCCGGTGAATCACGATGCCGAGATTCTCGCCGCCTTCGAAACGGTCGTGGATACACCGGTCGAACCGATGCTCGATCTGGTGGACGATGCCCCCACGCCAGCGGTGGACATCGCGCTCGACCTGGCCGACGAGTTCGGGCCCCCGCGCCAGGACGACGATGCGCCCTCGATGGCGCTCGGCTTCACGATCGAGCATGGGCTCGGCGCACCCGATGCGCCCGCATCGATACTGGATGCGAGCACCGATCTGCTGGGGCTCGAGCTCGACGACGCACTGGCCGACTCACTGGTCGATGTGCCGATGCACCGTCCGGCACTCGAACTCGATGAGGCAACGCCGTCGCGCATCGAGGAGCCGGCACCCGCTGTGCCAGAACCGCTTTCGCCGCTCAACGCACCGCTCCGTCCACCGGTACGGCACACAGAGCCCGTGTTGACGCATGGATTCGGGCCGCCTCCGGCTGCGCTGGTCACCCCTGGCGCTCGCATGGAGCCGGCGCCCGCTCCGGCGCCGATGCCGCCGACGGCGCGGGACATGACGCGCGCACAGGATGCGCAGAACGCCGCCGACGCAGACGAGGCGAGCGCCCACACGTCGCAGCGTGCCGGACGGACCGGGCGGACCCCGATGTCCGATCGACATCCGAAGGAGACCGGCGGCAAGAGCACCGGCCTGATCGGGGCCGGCATCGGTGTCGCCTTGGCAGCGGGCGGCGCGGTCTGGTACTTCCTGCTTCGTTGA
- a CDS encoding NAD-dependent epimerase/dehydratase family protein, with protein sequence MTSVPPEATAARLHGSVLLVGPGWLGQPTAVQLAARGATVATLQRSARTATHPDVSALTGDIADAVRGPESTAALQAIVRSALPAPIDHLVVCVAPSRARGDDYGIYPQAAAGAAALANALGIRSVLYVSSTGVYDRQDGSEVTEMSAIEPRDARVQALYDAEQRIATLARNHDATVRIVRAAGLYGPQRDPAARLAAPAFATGDVWCNFSWRDDVVSAIVHLLQYDRTPGVRVFNCADGTPLRSSSIASTLIGRPITAPAEQTPRDNAAPVRSGRSNQRINVDALLATGWRPSAPTVYDGLRLLGHQVPLTPATS encoded by the coding sequence ATGACGTCGGTCCCTCCGGAAGCAACGGCAGCACGCCTGCACGGCAGTGTGCTGCTCGTGGGGCCGGGCTGGTTGGGTCAGCCCACGGCGGTACAGCTGGCGGCGCGTGGCGCTACCGTTGCCACGCTGCAGCGTAGCGCCCGTACAGCAACCCACCCCGACGTTTCCGCGTTGACGGGCGATATCGCCGACGCCGTGCGCGGGCCGGAATCGACGGCGGCCTTGCAGGCCATCGTGCGGTCGGCGCTCCCGGCACCGATCGATCACCTCGTCGTGTGCGTCGCACCGTCGCGCGCGCGTGGTGACGACTACGGCATCTATCCGCAGGCAGCCGCCGGCGCGGCGGCGTTGGCGAATGCGCTCGGCATCAGATCGGTGCTGTATGTGTCGAGCACTGGTGTCTATGATCGGCAAGACGGCAGCGAAGTCACCGAGATGAGCGCCATCGAGCCACGCGACGCGCGGGTGCAGGCCTTGTACGACGCCGAACAGCGTATCGCGACGCTGGCCCGGAATCACGACGCCACGGTTCGCATCGTGCGCGCGGCCGGCCTGTACGGACCGCAACGTGATCCGGCCGCACGGCTGGCCGCCCCCGCCTTCGCGACTGGGGATGTGTGGTGCAACTTTTCGTGGCGCGACGATGTGGTGTCAGCCATCGTGCATCTGCTGCAGTACGATCGCACACCGGGCGTGCGCGTGTTCAACTGCGCCGATGGAACGCCGCTGCGCTCGTCGTCGATCGCATCCACCCTCATCGGTCGTCCGATCACCGCGCCGGCGGAGCAGACGCCACGCGATAACGCGGCGCCGGTTCGCAGTGGCCGCAGCAATCAGCGGATCAACGTCGACGCCTTGCTGGCCACGGGCTGGCGTCCCAGCGCGCCCACGGTGTACGATGGCCTGCGCCTGCTCGGCCATCAGGTGCCGTTGACGCCGGCTACTTCGTGA
- the apaG gene encoding Co2+/Mg2+ efflux protein ApaG: MRPDPIPFYYRITSGIRITVRPSYLRDRSNPVLGQFVFAYHIRIENVGEQASQLRTRRWLIHDESAGDTVVEGEGVVGEQPHLLPGQVHEYRSFCVLKAPQGWMEGSYRFVRDDGSSFEAVIPRFTLAAEPRADTVS; this comes from the coding sequence ATGCGCCCTGATCCCATCCCGTTCTACTATCGCATCACGTCAGGTATTCGTATCACGGTACGCCCGTCGTATCTGCGCGACCGATCGAATCCAGTGCTTGGCCAGTTCGTGTTCGCCTATCACATCCGCATCGAGAATGTGGGTGAACAGGCGTCGCAGCTCCGCACGCGCCGCTGGCTGATTCACGACGAGTCCGCGGGCGACACCGTGGTGGAAGGGGAAGGCGTGGTTGGCGAACAGCCGCATCTGCTTCCCGGACAAGTGCACGAGTACCGCTCGTTCTGCGTGCTCAAGGCGCCGCAGGGCTGGATGGAGGGCTCGTATCGTTTCGTGCGCGACGACGGTTCCTCGTTCGAAGCGGTGATCCCGCGCTTTACGCTTGCCGCTGAGCCCCGGGCCGACACCGTCTCCTGA